The Pochonia chlamydosporia 170 chromosome 1, whole genome shotgun sequence genome window below encodes:
- a CDS encoding ribose-phosphate pyrophosphokinase 5 (similar to Magnaporthe oryzae 70-15 XP_003709384.1), translating to MVRNIVLLGGNSHPQLTENVSNILGIPSCDRILSKFSGGESRCEIKDSVRGKDVYIVQSGSGHVNDNLIDLCIMISACKTGSAKRVTAVVPLFPYSRQPDWPYNKAGAPLSRSSEAPRKDYTFESVPATPRPGGPRSHGLSNGAFSLSDKLQKTTISETNGTDYFPKRSDTLSSVGSNGRGHTAENSISSQRSFTTHDYENPNSVAATFQAKPGYKQWVAQAGTLVADLLTCAGADHIITMDLHDPQYQGFFDIPVDNLYGKPLIQSYIQKHIPGYGEAVIVSPDAGGAKRATAIADSLKMDFALIHKERRPIKFTEQRNASMMLVGDIANRVCILVDDLGDTANTITRAAKLLKKEGATKVYALLTHGVFSGDAIPRLNASAIDKIIVTNSVPQEEHRRLCPKLEVLDVSPIFAEAIRRVHHGESISRLFQYD from the exons ATGGTCCGCAACATCGTCTTGCTCGGCGGCAATTCGCATCCCCAACTAACGGAAAATGTCTCCAACATCCTCGGCATTCCTTCTTGCGATCGCATCCTAAGCAAATTTTCTGGCGGTGAAAGCCGTTGTGAAATCAAAGACTCGGTCCGTGGCAAGGATGTCTACATCGTCCAGTCTGGCTCCGGCCATGTCAATGACAACCTCATCGACCTCTGCATCATGATCTCTGCATGCAAAACTGGATCTGCAAAACGAGTTACCGCAGTCGTCCCTCTCTTTCCTTACTCGAGACAGCCCGATTGGCCCTACAATAAAGCCGGCGcgccattgtcaagatcTTCCGAGGCCCCCAGAAAAGACTACACCTTCGAGAGCGTGCCGGCCACACCTCGCCCTGGTGGTCCTCGCAGCCATGGTTTGAGCAACGGCGCCTTCAGCCTTAGCGACAAGCTTCAAAAAACGACCATTTCAGAGACCAATGGCACAGACTACTTTCCTAAGAGGTCAGATACTCTGTCCAGTGTGGGCTCCAATGGGCGCGGGCACACGGCGGAGaattccatctcatctcaacgAAGCTTCACCACACACGACTATGAGAACCCCAACAGCGTCGCTGCTACCTTCCAGGCCAAGCCCGGCTACAAGCAATGGGTGGCGCAGGCCGGCACTCTAGTTGCCGACCTTCTCACTTGCGCCGGCGCTgaccacatcatcaccatggacTTGCACGACCCTCAATATCAGGGTTTTTTCGACATTCCTGTCGACAACCTCTACGGCAAGCCTCTCATCCAAAGTTACATCCAGAAGCACATCCCCGGTTATGGAGAAGCCGTGATTGTCTCTCCGGACGCTGGTGGTGCGAAGCGAGCCACAGCCATCGCCGACAGCCTCAAGATGGACTTTGCTCTCATTCACAAG GAACGACGTCCCATCAAGTTTACGGAGCAGCGAAATGCCAGCATGATGCTTGTTGGTGATATTGCCAATCGCGTTTGCATCTTGGTTGACGATCTGGGCGAcaccgccaacaccatcacacGCGCTGCCAAATTACTGAAGAAGGAGGGAGCTACCAAGGTCTATGCTCTACTCACTCACGGTGTCTTCAGCGGTGACGCCATTCCTCGCTTGAATGCGTCTGCTATTGACAAGATTATTGTGACCAACTCGGTCCCTCAGGAGGAGCATCGTCGGCTGTGTCCCAAGTTGGAAGTGTTGGATGTATCCCCCATCTTTGCTGAAGCTATTCGCCGCGTCCATCACGGTGAATCCATTAGCAGACTCTTCCAGTACGACTAA